A window of the Streptomyces sp. NBC_00250 genome harbors these coding sequences:
- a CDS encoding glycoside hydrolase family 6 protein has protein sequence MSRTSRTALLAALGLITATGATATVFGTATAGAATPGCKVDYQITNQWSTGFGANVTVTNTGDPVATWTVEWSYAGNQQVTQGWNATITQSGAAVTAKNVSYNGTLATGGSTSFGFNGSYSGTNAVPATFKLNGVTCNGATEPTTPPTTPPTTPPTTPPTTPPAGSKADNPYAGAKVYVNPEWAAKAAAEPGGTKISGQPTGVWLDRIAAINGSATSMGLRAHLDEALKQKGSGELVVQLVVYNLPGRDCAALASNGELGPTEIGRYKTEYIDPIAAILADSKYAGLRIVTTVEIDSLPNLVTNVSGRPTATANCDVMKANGNYITGVGYALKKLGAIGNVYNYVDAGHHGWLGWDDNFGASAELFKQAATAEGSTVSNVHGFIVNTANYSALKEDHFTIDDSVNGVSVRQSKWVDWNRYTDELSYAQAMRTKLVSLGFDSSLGMLIDTSRNGWGGTARPTAAGPTTTVDTYVNGGKYDRRIHLGNWCNQSGAGLGERPQAAPAAGIDAYVWMKPPGESDGASKEIPNNEGKGFDRMCDPTYTGNARNGNSMSGALPDAPISGQWFSAQFQELMKNAYPAL, from the coding sequence ATGAGCCGCACCAGCCGCACCGCCCTCCTGGCGGCCCTCGGCCTCATCACGGCCACCGGCGCCACCGCCACCGTCTTCGGCACCGCCACCGCCGGCGCCGCCACTCCCGGCTGCAAGGTCGACTACCAGATCACCAACCAGTGGAGCACCGGCTTCGGCGCCAACGTGACCGTCACCAACACCGGTGACCCGGTGGCCACGTGGACCGTCGAGTGGTCCTACGCCGGCAACCAGCAGGTCACCCAGGGCTGGAACGCCACCATCACCCAGTCCGGTGCCGCCGTCACCGCCAAGAACGTCTCCTACAACGGGACCCTGGCCACGGGCGGTTCGACCTCCTTCGGCTTCAACGGCTCGTACAGCGGCACCAACGCCGTGCCCGCGACCTTCAAGCTCAACGGGGTCACCTGCAACGGCGCGACCGAGCCGACCACCCCGCCCACCACTCCCCCGACCACCCCGCCGACGACGCCGCCCACCACGCCGCCGGCCGGCTCCAAGGCCGACAACCCGTACGCCGGCGCCAAGGTGTACGTGAACCCCGAATGGGCGGCGAAGGCCGCGGCCGAGCCGGGCGGCACCAAGATCTCCGGTCAGCCGACCGGTGTCTGGCTCGACCGGATCGCCGCCATCAACGGCTCCGCCACCTCCATGGGCCTGCGCGCCCACCTCGACGAGGCCCTGAAGCAGAAGGGCTCCGGCGAGCTCGTCGTCCAGCTGGTCGTCTACAACCTGCCGGGCCGCGACTGTGCCGCACTCGCCTCCAACGGTGAGCTCGGCCCCACCGAGATCGGCCGCTACAAGACCGAGTACATCGACCCGATCGCCGCGATCCTCGCCGACTCCAAGTACGCGGGCCTGCGGATCGTCACCACGGTCGAGATCGACTCGCTGCCCAACCTGGTCACCAACGTCTCCGGACGCCCGACCGCCACGGCCAACTGCGATGTCATGAAGGCCAACGGCAACTACATCACCGGCGTCGGCTACGCCCTGAAGAAGCTGGGCGCGATCGGAAACGTCTACAACTACGTGGACGCCGGCCACCACGGCTGGCTGGGCTGGGACGACAACTTCGGAGCCTCCGCCGAACTGTTCAAGCAGGCCGCCACGGCCGAGGGCTCCACGGTCTCCAACGTCCACGGCTTCATCGTCAACACCGCCAACTACAGCGCCCTGAAGGAGGACCACTTCACCATCGACGACAGCGTGAACGGCGTCTCCGTGCGCCAGTCGAAGTGGGTCGACTGGAACCGGTACACCGACGAACTGTCGTACGCGCAGGCGATGCGCACCAAGCTCGTCTCGCTCGGCTTCGACAGCAGCCTCGGCATGCTGATCGACACCTCCCGCAACGGCTGGGGCGGCACCGCCCGGCCCACCGCCGCGGGCCCGACGACCACCGTCGACACGTACGTCAACGGCGGCAAGTACGACCGTCGCATCCACCTCGGCAACTGGTGCAACCAGTCCGGCGCGGGTCTCGGCGAGCGGCCCCAGGCGGCGCCTGCCGCGGGCATCGACGCGTACGTCTGGATGAAGCCCCCGGGCGAGTCCGACGGCGCCTCCAAGGAGATCCCGAACAACGAGGGCAAGGGCTTCGACCGGATGTGCGACCCGACGTACACGGGCAACGCCCGTAACGGGAACAGCATGTCGGGCGCGCTGCCGGACGCCCCGATCTCG